Proteins from one Streptomyces genisteinicus genomic window:
- a CDS encoding ABC transporter ATP-binding protein: MPNDSEELPPSIEVRNLTKEFRRPRRRSGRFAAVRTLLATDHEVVRAVDDISFTVRAGEAVGCIGSNGAGKSTTIKMLTGVLAPTSGTVRLDGRDPAGARKETARRIGVVFGQRSQLWWDLPLVESLELVADIHGVEPARYRRNLARAEAVLGLSDFLTTPVRQLSLGRRVRGDLAAAVLHDPAVLFLDEPTIGLDVHTRDRVIDFVRSLNGEQGTTVVLTTHDLADIERLCRRVILIDAGSIAYDGTVTRLKAAYRARRTLTVTYDAVEAGDAGSAVFAAGRTLGEGTVVEASPGRVRVALPASASAVPAILAEVGQRCAVTDLSIDENSLENVVKELYATEGGFEALAAAEGADR; the protein is encoded by the coding sequence GTGCCGAACGATTCCGAAGAACTGCCGCCATCCATTGAAGTGCGCAATCTGACGAAGGAATTCAGGCGCCCTCGTCGCAGGAGCGGAAGATTTGCGGCCGTCCGCACGCTGCTGGCCACGGACCACGAGGTGGTCCGCGCGGTCGACGACATCAGCTTCACCGTCCGGGCGGGCGAGGCGGTGGGCTGCATCGGCTCCAACGGCGCCGGGAAGTCCACCACGATCAAGATGCTCACCGGAGTGCTCGCCCCCACCTCGGGGACGGTGCGCCTCGACGGACGCGACCCGGCCGGAGCCCGCAAGGAGACCGCCCGCCGCATCGGCGTCGTCTTCGGGCAGCGCAGCCAGCTGTGGTGGGACCTCCCGCTGGTGGAGTCCCTCGAACTCGTCGCCGACATCCACGGCGTCGAGCCGGCGCGCTACCGCCGCAACCTGGCCCGTGCCGAGGCGGTGCTCGGACTCTCGGACTTCCTCACCACCCCCGTCCGGCAGCTCAGCCTCGGCCGCAGGGTGCGGGGCGACCTGGCGGCCGCGGTCCTCCACGACCCCGCCGTCCTGTTCCTCGACGAACCGACGATCGGGCTGGACGTCCACACCCGGGACCGGGTGATCGACTTCGTGCGGAGCCTGAACGGGGAACAGGGCACCACGGTCGTCCTGACCACCCACGACCTCGCCGACATCGAGCGCCTGTGCCGCCGGGTCATCCTCATCGACGCGGGCTCGATCGCCTACGACGGCACCGTCACCAGGCTGAAGGCCGCCTACCGCGCCCGGCGCACCCTGACGGTGACGTACGACGCCGTGGAAGCGGGGGACGCAGGCTCCGCGGTGTTCGCCGCCGGCCGGACGCTCGGCGAGGGGACGGTGGTCGAGGCGTCCCCGGGCCGCGTCCGCGTCGCCCTGCCCGCCTCCGCCTCCGCCGTGCCCGCGATCCTCGCCGAGGTGGGGCAGCGGTGCGCCGTCACCGACCTCTCCATCGACGAGAACAGCCTGGAGAACGTGGTCAAGGAGCTGTACGCGACCGAGGGCGGCTTCGAGGCCCTGGCGGCGGCAGAGGGCGCGGACCGGTGA
- a CDS encoding ABC transporter permease — MTPPPVLRAVGAVAAARTRVVFTHRANALCVAAAALVQIALVNAVWRAAYASAPTPPSRPLDSLLLYVTIAGLHAWLTSESVVMYMQVRVAQGTFVFDLLRPVGYLPQMAAQQAGFMGAALVLLLPALPLAFLLGTLRPPPDAAAAVLYGASLLLGLTVHTLLALLIGLSGFWTIQMDSANLLYRVISQFLAGSFAPLSMFPDALRTVAGLLPFQAITYLPVEVYTGGVTGPARTRALGLQLLWVLLLSAVVLLVWRRAARKVVVQGG; from the coding sequence GTGACGCCGCCGCCCGTCCTGCGCGCCGTGGGCGCCGTCGCCGCGGCCCGCACCCGCGTCGTCTTCACCCACCGCGCGAACGCCCTGTGCGTCGCGGCGGCGGCCCTGGTGCAGATCGCCCTGGTGAACGCCGTGTGGCGGGCGGCGTACGCCTCCGCCCCGACCCCGCCGAGCCGGCCGCTCGACTCGCTCCTCCTCTACGTCACGATCGCCGGTCTGCACGCCTGGCTCACCTCGGAGTCGGTGGTGATGTACATGCAGGTGCGCGTCGCCCAGGGCACGTTCGTCTTCGACCTGCTGCGGCCCGTGGGCTACCTGCCCCAGATGGCGGCCCAGCAGGCGGGGTTCATGGGCGCCGCGCTCGTCCTGCTGCTCCCCGCCCTGCCGCTGGCCTTCCTGCTCGGAACCCTGCGGCCGCCACCGGACGCGGCGGCCGCCGTCCTGTACGGCGCCAGCCTGCTGCTGGGGCTCACCGTCCACACCCTGCTCGCCCTGCTGATCGGCCTGAGCGGGTTCTGGACCATCCAGATGGACAGCGCGAACCTCCTCTACCGGGTGATCAGCCAGTTCCTGGCCGGCTCGTTCGCGCCGCTGTCGATGTTCCCCGACGCGCTGCGGACCGTGGCCGGCCTGCTCCCCTTCCAGGCCATCACCTACCTGCCCGTCGAGGTGTACACGGGCGGCGTCACCGGCCCCGCGCGGACGCGGGCACTGGGCCTGCAGCTCCTGTGGGTGCTCCTGCTGTCCGCGGTCGTCCTCCTGGTCTGGCGCCGCGCGGCCCGGAAGGTCGTGGTCCAGGGTGGCTGA
- a CDS encoding ABC transporter permease, whose product MADGFLRTVRLAWRMERAAWRGQMQYRSNFLAMVALGVVYQGAGFGIVLVVMHTVDAIGGWSLEEIAFLYGLRMLAHAAWVVPLGHLWSLDQAVREAQFDRYLLRPMNPFVQFLTSRVELNAFGDLLVALTVFGYSCTLVGIDFTLPVVLLLAAAVCGGALIEVSVQLVLACAVFRTLNTSALRNLADAVFGTLGSYPLTIFPAFSQHVLAATPIAFVAYFPASLALGKEEGLPVPHWYALLSLPVGILMACAAALVWKSQMRHYQSAGH is encoded by the coding sequence GTGGCTGACGGATTCCTGCGGACGGTCCGGCTCGCCTGGCGCATGGAGCGCGCGGCGTGGCGCGGACAGATGCAGTACCGGTCGAACTTCCTGGCCATGGTCGCCCTCGGCGTCGTCTACCAGGGAGCGGGCTTCGGCATCGTCCTCGTTGTCATGCACACGGTCGACGCCATCGGCGGCTGGTCCCTGGAGGAGATCGCGTTCCTCTACGGGCTGCGCATGCTGGCGCACGCCGCCTGGGTCGTGCCCCTCGGCCACCTCTGGTCCCTGGACCAGGCGGTGCGCGAGGCGCAGTTCGACCGCTACCTGCTCCGGCCGATGAACCCGTTCGTGCAGTTCCTGACCAGCCGCGTCGAGCTGAACGCCTTCGGCGACCTCCTGGTCGCCCTGACGGTGTTCGGCTACTCCTGCACGCTCGTCGGCATCGACTTCACCCTGCCGGTCGTCCTGCTCCTCGCGGCCGCCGTGTGCGGCGGCGCCCTGATCGAGGTGTCGGTGCAGCTGGTGCTGGCCTGCGCGGTGTTCCGCACCCTCAACACCTCCGCACTGCGCAATCTCGCCGACGCGGTCTTCGGGACGCTCGGGAGTTATCCGCTGACGATTTTCCCGGCCTTCTCCCAGCATGTGCTCGCCGCCACGCCCATCGCCTTCGTCGCCTATTTTCCCGCCTCTCTCGCACTCGGAAAGGAGGAAGGACTTCCCGTACCCCACTGGTACGCGCTGCTCTCGCTGCCGGTGGGAATCCTCATGGCCTGCGCGGCGGCCCTGGTCTGGAAATCCCAGATGCGCCATTACCAGAGCGCGGGCCACTGA
- a CDS encoding radical SAM/SPASM domain-containing protein yields MHDVLQTSPYLTHLSVGAETPLRYLTDTFGPSEPLGYPAPGDARYGIVGLDRTVVWESDDRVLEVLRHCADRPVPAGEISGRWTGALTEDLVARGWLQHPSRLCREFHLRSGEIEVTAHCNWGCRFCPVATDPKPRRTMEMDLFEEIAAKLADLGTIEYVTFHFFNEPTLDKHFTDRLEVLRRYGLELALYTNASGLTQEKIDALADGEVLRHLIVNMPSAEPADFAALTSSRLYERTMKNVDAALSAGFRTQIVVNGVGEDQQRNLLQITDRYGSRGAEVVPTMTCDRAGDVGDPAYAQDVRADGRLSGCGWPVAHGNFSVTGDLFLCCNDYYQRETFGNIRDGSLTSLMTGEKAVRLRQQVFGVAPAADDFICRRCHNQRPDFPGREFRPIATFG; encoded by the coding sequence GTGCACGATGTCCTTCAGACGTCTCCGTATCTCACGCATCTGTCCGTCGGCGCGGAGACTCCGCTCCGCTATCTGACGGACACGTTCGGCCCCAGCGAACCGCTCGGGTACCCGGCGCCCGGCGACGCGCGCTACGGAATCGTGGGCCTGGACCGCACCGTCGTATGGGAGTCGGACGACAGAGTCCTGGAGGTGCTGCGGCACTGCGCCGACCGCCCGGTGCCCGCCGGGGAGATCTCCGGCCGCTGGACCGGCGCGCTCACCGAGGACCTGGTCGCCCGGGGATGGCTCCAGCACCCGTCCCGGCTCTGCCGGGAGTTCCACCTGCGCAGCGGCGAGATCGAGGTCACCGCGCACTGCAACTGGGGGTGCCGGTTCTGTCCCGTCGCCACCGACCCCAAGCCGCGCCGCACCATGGAGATGGACCTCTTCGAGGAGATCGCGGCCAAGCTGGCCGACCTCGGAACCATCGAGTACGTCACCTTCCACTTCTTCAACGAGCCCACGCTCGACAAGCACTTCACCGATCGGCTGGAGGTGCTGCGCCGGTACGGTCTCGAACTCGCCCTCTACACCAACGCCAGCGGCCTGACGCAGGAGAAGATCGACGCCCTGGCGGACGGCGAGGTGCTGCGGCACCTCATCGTCAACATGCCGAGCGCCGAACCGGCCGACTTCGCCGCGCTGACCTCGTCACGGCTCTACGAGCGGACGATGAAGAACGTCGACGCCGCACTCTCCGCGGGCTTCCGCACCCAGATCGTCGTCAACGGCGTCGGCGAGGACCAGCAGCGCAACCTCCTGCAGATCACGGACCGCTACGGCTCGCGCGGGGCCGAGGTCGTCCCCACGATGACCTGCGACCGCGCCGGTGACGTCGGCGATCCGGCCTACGCCCAGGACGTGCGCGCGGACGGCAGGCTCAGCGGCTGCGGATGGCCCGTCGCCCACGGGAACTTCAGCGTCACCGGCGACCTGTTCCTGTGCTGCAACGACTACTACCAGCGCGAGACCTTCGGCAACATCCGCGACGGCTCCCTCACGAGCCTGATGACCGGCGAGAAGGCGGTGCGGCTGCGGCAGCAGGTCTTCGGCGTCGCCCCCGCGGCCGACGACTTCATCTGCCGGCGCTGCCACAACCAGCGGCCCGACTTCCCGGGCCGCGAGTTCCGACCGATCGCCACCTTCGGATGA
- a CDS encoding radical SAM protein, producing MNPSSGSRRLLRVWYVSAQRLCNFDCSYCVSTGTWSKSRKHNWQDPGDLDRFKAVVRWIGTRPQPVAVRLGSLGEPFASNEFLTEAGWLTRQSGVRYVELVSNGSLLERRLPRLDKDANLAKLSLWLTYHDGQIPLERFIRNARFAQEEFGCFVVVNALLFPGNAQMVREVGDAAREAGLRFNLDLGYDPQAPSDDFDYSTAGPDRAVPVLRDPDVLDEVARLGGETDLTRTALLALRNPLGEMCSAGHDSIFIGIDGEVYPCSRYHVLEQGRLGNILDPDFRLDLRTEQWSGCRAENGCCNKEDFLNLRQAGGLRPEIVPSLGWVDA from the coding sequence ATGAACCCGTCCTCTGGCAGCCGGCGGCTGCTTCGCGTCTGGTACGTGTCGGCACAGCGGCTGTGCAACTTCGACTGCTCCTACTGCGTCTCCACGGGAACCTGGTCCAAGAGCCGCAAGCACAACTGGCAGGACCCCGGCGACCTGGACCGGTTCAAGGCCGTCGTCCGCTGGATCGGCACCCGGCCCCAGCCCGTCGCCGTCCGCCTCGGCAGCCTCGGCGAACCGTTCGCGTCGAACGAGTTCCTGACCGAGGCGGGGTGGCTCACCCGGCAGAGCGGCGTGCGCTACGTCGAACTCGTCTCCAACGGCTCGCTCCTGGAACGGCGCCTGCCGCGCCTGGACAAGGACGCCAACCTGGCCAAGCTGTCGCTCTGGCTGACCTACCACGACGGGCAGATACCCCTCGAACGCTTCATCAGGAACGCCCGGTTCGCCCAGGAGGAGTTCGGCTGCTTCGTCGTCGTCAACGCCCTCCTCTTCCCCGGCAACGCGCAGATGGTCCGGGAGGTCGGCGACGCCGCACGGGAGGCGGGGCTTCGCTTCAACCTCGACCTCGGGTACGACCCCCAGGCCCCTTCCGACGACTTCGACTACAGCACCGCGGGCCCCGACCGCGCGGTGCCCGTGCTCAGGGACCCCGACGTCCTCGACGAGGTCGCCCGGCTCGGCGGGGAGACCGATCTGACCCGCACGGCGCTCCTCGCCCTGCGCAACCCCCTCGGCGAGATGTGCAGCGCCGGCCACGACAGCATCTTCATCGGGATCGACGGCGAGGTGTACCCCTGTTCGCGGTACCACGTACTGGAACAGGGCCGGCTCGGCAACATCCTGGACCCGGACTTCCGGCTCGACCTGAGAACCGAGCAGTGGTCCGGCTGCCGGGCCGAGAACGGGTGCTGCAACAAGGAGGACTTCCTCAACCTGCGGCAGGCCGGCGGGCTGCGGCCCGAGATCGTCCCCAGCCTGGGGTGGGTCGATGCCTGA
- a CDS encoding creatininase family protein: MPEPRPGPRHHADSMSWRDFRDGAAAGRLCVLPVGAVEPHGPHLPLTSDTLLSEYFAARLCEQLPAFVMPAIGYGVATPPFRLGGDFPGVVSVSGTAFTHLVTDVLLSLAGNGVRDVVVVNSAIDNLSFLCEAARQAREHHPHLRIMVVHWWDVVGEEFRDALAAETAVSRADDHHAGMVESSLVMHVAPDGVRPELAHADGEDLDAGATVRRTAYHMFPLPSDSATRSGIVYRADRADAEIGGRVAARVVRAMAEAVRLEFGPAAAGGTVRSPLQEDDR, translated from the coding sequence ATGCCTGAGCCGCGCCCCGGTCCCCGGCACCACGCGGACTCCATGAGCTGGCGCGACTTCCGGGACGGGGCCGCGGCCGGCCGGCTGTGCGTCCTGCCGGTGGGAGCCGTCGAACCGCACGGGCCGCACCTCCCGCTGACCTCCGACACCCTGCTCAGCGAGTACTTCGCGGCACGGCTCTGCGAGCAGCTGCCCGCGTTCGTCATGCCCGCGATCGGCTACGGGGTCGCCACCCCGCCCTTCCGGCTGGGCGGGGACTTCCCGGGAGTCGTCTCCGTCAGCGGCACCGCCTTCACCCACCTCGTCACCGACGTCCTCCTCTCCCTGGCCGGGAACGGCGTCCGCGACGTCGTCGTGGTCAACTCCGCCATCGACAACCTGAGTTTCCTCTGCGAGGCCGCACGGCAGGCCCGTGAACACCACCCGCACCTGCGCATCATGGTCGTCCACTGGTGGGACGTCGTCGGCGAGGAGTTCCGCGACGCCCTCGCGGCCGAGACGGCGGTCTCGCGCGCCGACGACCACCACGCGGGGATGGTGGAGTCCAGTCTCGTCATGCACGTGGCCCCCGACGGGGTGCGTCCGGAACTGGCCCACGCCGACGGGGAGGACCTCGACGCGGGAGCCACGGTACGGCGCACCGCGTACCACATGTTCCCGCTCCCCTCCGATTCCGCGACCCGCTCCGGCATCGTCTACCGCGCCGACCGGGCCGACGCGGAGATCGGCGGCCGGGTGGCCGCCCGGGTCGTCCGCGCCATGGCCGAGGCGGTCCGCCTCGAGTTCGGCCCCGCCGCCGCAGGCGGCACCGTCCGCTCCCCGCTCCAGGAGGACGACCGATGA
- a CDS encoding arylsulfotransferase family protein, protein MNAPTDDVHYLFSPSSTYPHPFAYLVDRRARIVHAWSTPVDQADPATEPPSYLKGWNHVEVGPDGSLYALVPLHSVLRLDPSSRVVWRSDTAAHHDLHVGADGTVHVLGEEVRRVDWRGRPVTVLDNTVVVLGPDGVTRATHSLHDILASDPRTGPLVAAALDRRFLRADPADGEKALAALAPGTPGRLRLAALRDLPGAPGDLLHANTVDVLAAHPAGLWPRGAVLVSLRNLDLVAVLDLSRREVLWSWGPGVLSGQHQPSVLPNGNVLVFDNGKEVGRSRAIECDPTSGAVVWEYLATPAEALFSQVAGGCERTAGDRVLISDAQAGRALEVTRDGTTAWGFEVERLDGRGSRSRAAFYRVAGVPGDVARRVVGGRDAAYEQVARKEPGLSLRLVRDDPAAPDTGPGTGPDTGRGTRPDTPLLPEGQS, encoded by the coding sequence ATGAACGCGCCCACCGACGACGTCCACTACCTCTTCTCGCCCTCGTCCACCTACCCGCACCCCTTCGCCTACCTGGTCGACCGCCGGGCCCGCATCGTCCACGCCTGGAGCACACCGGTGGACCAGGCGGACCCCGCCACCGAGCCGCCCTCGTACCTCAAGGGCTGGAACCACGTCGAAGTGGGCCCGGACGGCAGCCTGTACGCCCTCGTCCCGCTCCATTCGGTGCTCCGCCTCGACCCCTCCTCACGGGTCGTCTGGAGGTCGGACACCGCGGCCCACCACGATCTGCACGTGGGCGCGGACGGGACGGTGCACGTCCTCGGCGAGGAGGTGCGCCGGGTGGACTGGCGAGGGCGTCCGGTGACGGTCCTCGACAACACCGTTGTGGTGCTGGGACCGGACGGCGTCACCCGGGCCACCCACTCGCTCCACGACATCCTCGCGTCCGACCCCCGCACCGGACCTCTGGTGGCGGCCGCGCTCGACCGCCGCTTCCTGCGCGCGGACCCCGCCGACGGCGAGAAGGCGCTCGCCGCCCTGGCGCCCGGCACCCCGGGGCGCCTGAGACTGGCCGCGCTGCGCGACCTCCCCGGAGCCCCGGGCGACCTGCTGCACGCCAACACCGTGGACGTCCTGGCCGCGCACCCCGCGGGGCTCTGGCCCCGGGGCGCGGTCCTCGTCTCCCTGCGCAATCTCGACCTGGTGGCGGTCCTCGACCTGTCCCGGCGGGAGGTGCTGTGGTCCTGGGGGCCCGGCGTGCTGTCGGGGCAGCACCAGCCGTCCGTGCTGCCGAACGGCAACGTGCTCGTCTTCGACAACGGCAAGGAGGTCGGACGCTCGCGCGCGATCGAGTGCGATCCGACCTCGGGCGCCGTGGTGTGGGAGTACCTCGCCACCCCCGCCGAAGCCCTGTTCTCGCAGGTCGCCGGAGGGTGCGAGCGCACCGCCGGGGACCGGGTCCTGATCAGTGACGCGCAGGCCGGCCGGGCACTGGAGGTGACCCGGGACGGGACCACCGCCTGGGGCTTCGAGGTGGAACGCCTGGACGGGCGGGGATCGCGGTCGCGCGCGGCGTTCTACCGCGTCGCGGGGGTGCCGGGGGACGTCGCCCGCCGGGTGGTCGGCGGCCGCGACGCGGCCTACGAACAGGTCGCCCGCAAGGAGCCCGGCCTCTCCCTCAGGCTCGTCCGCGACGACCCGGCGGCCCCGGACACGGGCCCCGGCACCGGCCCGGACACGGGCCGCGGCACCCGCCCCGACACTCCACTCCTCCCGGAAGGCCAGTCGTGA
- a CDS encoding glycosyltransferase family 2 protein has protein sequence MISVVIPTLDRLGPLRRALRSVGRQTHRDFEVIVVNDGGASPRHVVGEWHGEMDVQLLDLDSTHGVSHARNEGVRVARGEYIAFLDDDDVFLPTHLEHAHRELSSHGADAVYAGALVGSSWMEALPRRADHAPLKDFAFDARYLLVANFIHTGSFVVRNFAETPARFTEKLAHCEDWDMWMTLQEELGYRFRFAGDCTTIYHQVTRGRSTVQEAYQQSPTEFTRAREWLYTKWATDDPLVLAYRRWFREFDRRLDERIAARAPLPQHAFDRALRATHGPFLDGEEPDTAWLDAVFAR, from the coding sequence GTGATCAGCGTCGTCATCCCCACCCTGGACCGGCTCGGTCCGCTGCGCCGGGCCCTGAGAAGCGTCGGCCGCCAGACCCACCGCGACTTCGAGGTGATCGTCGTCAACGACGGCGGCGCCTCACCGCGGCACGTGGTCGGCGAGTGGCACGGCGAGATGGACGTCCAGCTGCTGGACCTCGACTCCACGCACGGCGTCTCGCACGCGCGCAACGAGGGGGTGCGGGTCGCGCGGGGGGAGTACATCGCCTTTCTCGACGACGACGACGTCTTCCTGCCCACGCACCTGGAGCACGCCCACCGCGAGCTGTCGTCGCACGGCGCGGACGCCGTCTACGCGGGAGCGCTGGTCGGCAGCAGCTGGATGGAGGCCCTGCCCCGCCGCGCGGACCACGCGCCGCTCAAGGACTTCGCGTTCGACGCGCGGTACCTCCTGGTCGCGAACTTCATCCACACCGGGTCCTTCGTCGTGCGGAACTTCGCCGAGACGCCTGCCCGGTTCACCGAGAAGCTCGCCCACTGCGAGGACTGGGACATGTGGATGACCCTGCAGGAGGAGCTGGGCTACCGGTTCCGGTTCGCGGGGGACTGCACGACGATCTACCACCAGGTCACCCGCGGCCGCAGCACCGTCCAGGAGGCGTACCAGCAGAGCCCGACGGAGTTCACCAGGGCACGGGAGTGGCTGTACACGAAGTGGGCCACCGACGACCCCCTCGTCCTGGCCTACCGCCGCTGGTTCCGGGAGTTCGACCGCCGGCTCGACGAGCGGATAGCCGCGCGGGCGCCGCTGCCGCAGCACGCGTTCGACCGTGCGCTGCGGGCCACCCACGGGCCGTTCCTCGACGGGGAGGAGCCGGACACCGCCTGGCTCGACGCGGTCTTCGCGCGGTAG
- a CDS encoding class I SAM-dependent methyltransferase: MTTENCIPYDGYAEDFEEAASDNAYNALYDRPAVLGLLGDVKGLSVLDAGCGPGLYARELVARGAEVTGFDQSGDMVALARRRLGPRATLVQHDLARPLDWIASGTYDAAIMTLVVHYVPDRVACLRELRRVLRPEGRLIVSTSHPTADWAMDGGSYFAEKFVEDQWSCGMLSRFWRQPLESWFTEFWEAGFLVERLREMRPAEGMAESHPEEYEKLSREPGFIAFRLAVRDDG; the protein is encoded by the coding sequence ATGACGACCGAGAATTGCATACCGTACGACGGATATGCGGAGGATTTCGAGGAAGCCGCGTCCGACAATGCCTACAACGCCCTTTACGACCGTCCCGCGGTCCTCGGCCTGCTGGGCGACGTGAAGGGCCTCTCGGTGCTGGACGCCGGCTGCGGTCCGGGGCTGTACGCCCGGGAGCTGGTGGCGCGCGGAGCCGAGGTGACCGGTTTCGACCAGAGCGGGGACATGGTGGCCCTGGCCCGGCGGCGTCTGGGCCCGCGCGCCACCCTGGTCCAGCACGACCTGGCGCGTCCGCTGGACTGGATAGCCTCCGGGACCTACGACGCGGCCATCATGACCCTCGTCGTCCACTACGTCCCGGACCGCGTCGCCTGCCTGCGCGAGTTGCGCCGGGTGCTGCGGCCCGAGGGCAGGCTCATCGTCTCCACCAGCCATCCGACGGCGGACTGGGCGATGGACGGCGGAAGCTACTTCGCGGAGAAGTTCGTCGAGGACCAGTGGTCCTGCGGAATGCTGAGCAGGTTCTGGCGGCAGCCCCTCGAATCATGGTTCACGGAATTCTGGGAAGCCGGATTCCTCGTCGAGCGACTGCGCGAGATGCGCCCTGCGGAAGGAATGGCGGAAAGCCACCCGGAGGAATACGAGAAGCTCTCGCGCGAGCCGGGATTCATCGCTTTCCGTCTTGCCGTCCGGGACGACGGCTGA
- a CDS encoding AAA family ATPase has product MPHSAPSADSGRSARPAPLPALVVVSGPPGSGKTTLARELAERLGCPAVIRDEIKQGMVLNTPGHRSGGHDPLDHRTLDVFFEVLTALLAAGTTVVAEAAFQDGLWRRGLEPLSALSRIRVVRCATPSGVARDRVARRADGSPHRAAHADRELLDAIASGRFSHEGFRHISLDVPTLTVDTSDGYRPGLDDVEAFLRRPGAA; this is encoded by the coding sequence ATGCCGCACTCCGCCCCCTCCGCAGACTCCGGCCGCTCCGCCCGTCCGGCCCCGCTGCCCGCGCTGGTCGTGGTGAGCGGGCCGCCGGGATCGGGCAAGACGACGCTGGCCCGGGAGCTCGCGGAGCGGCTGGGCTGTCCCGCGGTCATCCGGGACGAGATCAAGCAGGGGATGGTGCTGAACACCCCCGGGCACCGCAGCGGCGGCCACGACCCCCTCGACCACCGGACGCTGGACGTCTTCTTCGAGGTGCTGACCGCCCTGCTGGCGGCGGGGACGACCGTGGTCGCCGAGGCCGCCTTCCAGGACGGGCTCTGGCGGCGCGGGCTGGAGCCCCTGTCGGCGCTGTCGCGGATCAGGGTGGTGCGCTGCGCCACGCCGTCGGGGGTGGCCCGCGACCGCGTCGCCCGCCGCGCCGACGGATCGCCCCACCGGGCCGCCCACGCCGACCGGGAACTGCTGGACGCCATCGCGTCCGGACGCTTCTCCCACGAGGGGTTCCGGCACATCTCGCTGGACGTGCCGACGCTGACGGTGGACACCTCGGACGGCTACCGGCCCGGTCTGGACGACGTCGAAGCGTTTCTCAGGCGCCCCGGGGCCGCCTGA
- a CDS encoding LacI family DNA-binding transcriptional regulator, which produces MTRRLAQVAKKVGVSEATVSRVLNGKPGVSEATRQSVLTALDVLGYERPTQLRGERARLVGLVLPELQNPIFPAFAEVIGGALAQQGLTPVLCTQTKGGVSEADYVELLLQQQVSGVVFAGGLFAQADAPHEHYRLLAERRIPVVLVNAAIEGLDFPCVACDDAVAVEQSWRHLVSLGHERIGLVLGPADHIPSRRKLASAERTAKALGSALRPEFVERSMFSLEGGQAAASRLLERGVTGIVCASDPLALGAVRAARRRGLSVPGDVSVVGYDDSAFMTCTEPPLTTVRQPIEAMGRAAVELLATQIEGSEVPHSELLFEPELVVRGSTAQAAAGS; this is translated from the coding sequence GTGACGCGACGACTTGCTCAGGTGGCGAAGAAGGTTGGGGTCTCGGAGGCCACGGTGTCCCGGGTGCTCAATGGGAAGCCGGGGGTGTCGGAGGCGACGCGGCAGTCGGTGCTGACGGCGCTGGATGTGCTGGGTTATGAGCGTCCGACGCAGTTGCGGGGTGAGCGTGCGCGGTTGGTGGGGTTGGTGCTGCCGGAGTTGCAGAATCCGATCTTTCCGGCGTTTGCCGAGGTGATCGGTGGTGCGTTGGCGCAGCAGGGGTTGACGCCGGTGTTGTGCACGCAGACGAAGGGGGGTGTGTCGGAGGCGGATTACGTGGAGTTGTTGTTGCAGCAGCAGGTGTCGGGTGTGGTGTTCGCGGGTGGGTTGTTCGCGCAGGCCGATGCGCCTCATGAGCATTACCGGCTGCTTGCGGAGCGTCGTATTCCGGTGGTGTTGGTGAACGCGGCGATCGAGGGGCTCGATTTTCCGTGTGTGGCGTGTGACGACGCGGTGGCGGTGGAGCAGTCGTGGCGGCATCTGGTGTCGCTGGGGCACGAGCGGATCGGGCTGGTCCTCGGCCCGGCCGACCACATCCCCTCCCGGCGCAAGCTCGCCTCCGCCGAGCGCACGGCGAAGGCCCTCGGCTCCGCGCTCCGTCCCGAGTTCGTGGAGCGGTCGATGTTCTCGCTGGAGGGCGGTCAGGCGGCGGCGTCGCGGCTGCTGGAGCGGGGGGTGACGGGGATCGTGTGCGCGTCCGATCCGCTGGCGCTGGGGGCGGTGCGTGCGGCGCGCAGGCGGGGTCTGTCGGTGCCGGGGGACGTGTCGGTGGTGGGATACGACGATTCGGCGTTCATGACGTGCACGGAGCCGCCGCTGACCACGGTGCGGCAGCCGATCGAGGCGATGGGGCGGGCGGCTGTGGAGCTGCTGGCGACCCAGATCGAGGGCAGCGAGGTGCCGCACAGCGAGCTTCTCTTCGAGCCGGAGCTCGTCGTCCGCGGCTCCACCGCCCAGGCCGCCGCCGGGTCGTAG